GCGTTCAAACGTTTTTGCAACCAAACTTAGTATCTTGATCCAAAAATACATGAATATTGTGATTTGAGTATTGCGTTGCTCAGTAATTTTTTTCATTCGATTCACTATTGGCAACGGCATTTTAGCATTAAGGAAAGGACACTTATGGTAAAAGCAAAGTTTTTCAGACAATCTTTGCCAGAGCAAGTGAGGAAGGCCTATACTATTAATGCTCGATTGTGGCAGTCGAAGAACGTCTTTTGAGATCTATTTACCCATATCTGCATTGCTGTCACCAAGGTGACAGCGCTGAACgtttttatttttataaTGTAAACGTCCATATTTTTCGACGTAATGTCTATGATTTTATCTGCCCTAAACATAGTTCTGGATGACAAAAAATCAAGGGACAACAAATACATAAAGAATTCCATTCAGCCTAAAGTTTATATCAAAAATCATTGACTTGTCAGAACTATTGGGAAGGTATCAAGAACATGTTCAAACGTTCTAGGATACTGTATGGTTCCACGCTACTGATCTGCATTTGGGTGCTTTTCTTTCTGATAAATCCTCTGCGCCCAGAAACAGTTATACAAGGAtcaaaatataataataaagatGATACTAAGTTATCGGATGCCGTAAAACCTGCATTACCTGCGCAAAACATATCTACAATACATGTGGCACCAGCACAACGCGACGAAATGTTTTGTGCTATTATAAATCCCTCGACAGGCAGCTACGTGGATTTATCTCAGTTATCAAACACACCGAACACCCCAAAAATTCGCCAACAGAGCAGAGTTAATAAGAGTCCTGCAAGCTGGCTCGTAAGAGGCTGGCAGTACGGATACAACTTCACTCTTTCGATCTGCTCGTCGCCCATTAATGACTCAAGCTCTTTTAACACCACCGGGGCCTACTATATGGACAATGACGAAATGATCTCAATCGGAAAATATAACACAACACCTGCATACACAGGCAAGAAGCTTACTCTCGCTTACACCGATGGCGATCTCTGTCCCAATGGAATTGACCACAAAGCATCGCTCTTGAACTTCGTGTGTGATCGTGACATCCAGACAAAGGCACAGGTAAACTTCGTCGGTGCGATCAACAATTGCTCCTACTTTTTCGAAGTCCTCAGCATCCACGCCTGCCCTACCTCCTATAAGAAGAACGACATCAATGTACTTGGTATCTTCGCTGGCATCTTGCTTGTCTTCTTTGCGGTGGAGTACGGCCGTCGTTGGTTTTACAGGCGTATGAGTGGCCGCCTGAGACGCATCCCAAACGACTACCTCGCCATTCCAGAAAGCGCTCGTCCCCGCTGGGCTGCTGTTGACAGCGAACCCAGTTGGCGCACCTTCTTACGTTCGTGTTTCGCGCGCGCCAGCGAACCTCACACCCTTATAAATCTAAACACCGCCAATCAGCCACACGAGGCTCCCGGAGGCGCCACTCGCCAGAGTTCTGTTCCCAGCAGCTCTTCCCTCTTCCGCGAGATCGAAGCCCAGAACAACCTTCTTGACAGCCTCGAGGTCCAGAGCAGCGACAGCTAATCCCGACCATCGAGACCAGTACATATGACTGTTCCATCCGTACATCCACTTCATAGTCACCACACCCACGCACCACCGTGGATTTACTTCCCCAGCATTTTCAGCATAGAACCGCCCCTATTGACAAGTAGCCCTAACGGCCTCTTCAGGTGTTTTTAGCAATTTCTGCCCCTAAAGGGAACGCCGTACAGCTGTTTCTAAGGCAGATAGCACTCCTTTGTTTTTACCTTTTTTTCTCCCTAGAACTCATAGAAACCTCCGTACGAAAGTTCTTGCGTGGGTAGAAATTGGTGTCCACGAAATGGCTCCAGCATGCAACAACGAAAAATTTTTCTCCCAAAGTGAACGAGGTTAATGATTGTTCGGATCGGGCGTTCCTCAGTGCGAATATAAAAGCTTCCAATTTGCCACCTAAAAGTTCTTCTCCCTTTCTTTCATATAGTTCACACAGACTTGTTTCAAAGTAAGCACATCCGAACATAATCAAAAAATGGGAAAGGAGAAGACTCACGTTAACGTTGTCGTCATTGGTCACGTCGATTCTGGTAAGTCCACTACCACTGGTCACTTGATCTACAAGTGTGGCGGTATCGACAAGAGAACTATCGAAAAGTATGAGAAGGAAGCTGCTGAATTAGGTAAGGGTTCTTTCAAGTACGCTTGGGTTTTGGACAAATTGAAGGCTGAGAGAGAAAGAGGTATTACCATCGATATTGCTTTGTGGAAGTTTGAAACTCCAAAGTACCATGTTACCGTTATCGATGCTCCAGGTCACAGAGATTTCATCAAGAATATGATTACCGGTACTTCTCAAGCTGACTGTGCTATCTTGATCATTGCTGGTGGTGTCGGTGAATTCGAAGCCGGTATCTCCAAGGACGGTCAAACAAGAGAACACGCTTTGTTGGCATACACCTTGGGTGTTAAGCAATTGATTGTTGCTATCAACAAGATGGACTCCGTTAAGTGGGATGAATCCAGATACCAAGAAATTGTCAAGGAAACCTCTAACTTCATCAAGAAGGTTGGTTACAACCCTAAGACTGTTGCATTCGTTCCTATCTCTGGTTGGAACGGTGACAACATGATTGAGGTCACCACTAACGCCCCATGGTACAAGGGTTGGGAAAAGGAAACCAAGTCTGGTACCGTCAAGGGTAAGACCTTGTTGGAAGCCATTGACGCTATTGAGCCACCTTCCAGACCAACTGAGAAGCCATTGAGATTGCCATTGCAAGATGTCTTCAAGATCAGTGGTATCGGTACGGTGCCAGTCGGTAGAGTCGAAACCGGTGTCATCAAGCCAGGTATGGTTGTCACCTTCGCCCCAGCTGGTGTTACCACCGAAGTTAAGTCCGTCGAAATGCACCACGAACAATTGGAAGAAGGTGTTCCAGGTGACAACGTCGGTTTCAACGTCAAGAACGTTTCCGTTAAGGAAGTCAAGAGAGGTAACGTCTGTGGTGACTCCAAGAACGACCCACCAAAGGCCGCTGCATCTTTCAACGCTACCGTCATTGTCTTGAACCACCCAGGTCAAATCTCTGCTGGTTACTCTCCAGTTTTGGACTGTCATACTGCTCACATTGCTTGTAGATTCGACGAATTGTTGGAGAAGAACGACAGAAGATCTGGTAAGAAGTTGGAAGACGCTCCAAAGTTCATTAAGGCTGGTGACGCTGCTTTGGTTAAGTTTGTTCCATCTAAGCCAATGTGTGTTGAAGCTTTCACTGACTACCCACCATTGGGTAGATTCGCTGTCAGAGACATGAGACAAACTGTTGCTGTCGGTGTTATTAAGTCTGTTGAAAAGTCTGACAAGACTGGTAAGGTCACCAAGGCTGCTCAAAAGGCTGCTAAGAAATAGATTAACTGACGTTcagaaaatttttattaaacTCCGTCATTTTGTATAGTTTTTTATTCAGTGTAGTTGTTctattttttaattattaGCGTGATTTATATCAAATTGGCTAGATCACTCCATCAGCAATGTATATAAAGAATGTATACAATTTTAAACTTTTACTCTTAAAATAACATGGAGGTTTGCCAGACTTTTCAAGTGCTATTAAAACATCAATAGCTCAAAGTACATGATGTTAGATACCAAGAGACAAACGTATGTCAGTATTAATTAACTCAGGTAATTGCTACGATTCATACTAACTATATCTGATGTTCTTAGACTCTTTATTAGAAATCTTCCAGATATTAAAGCTAGCCATAGCAGCTTTTTGAAAATTATCCTTCAATCTATCAATCCTGATAAAAAGCTTGCGCTACAAAGTGACGTCGTTTCCAAAGATTCATCATACCTTGATGAAGATAACAAAATTGTTTCCATATCAAGACCAAAGAAAGCTAGGTCCCAGTGTTTTATACACTTCAAAGACCTTTCGCACGCGGATGAATTTATGCAAAAGTTCCAAGATAAATTGCAGGTGAAGGGCAAAGCTGTGCATATAGAAATGGCAAGGCATGATGCTTACTGGCAAATTTCAGAAACTAACCCCAAGTCCAGCGCTAGGCTGCATAAGCACCAATCGAAGAAACAGAATCCTCAGAGCTTAGTGCAACTACAGTCAAAAAGAAAGTTCCGTAGGCTGCGGGCCAGACTGCGGAAGAAAGGTCTTTCTGAAGAAGTGATTTCCACTGCAATTGATAGAATTATAAGGAAGTTACGGCCTGATGATAAGAAACCTATTTCGGAACAGGAACAGCCTGCCAATAATATAGCGGAACCCGTTATTGTCCAGAAACCAGTAACAGGGACGAAGATCGTTGACGTGGGTGCCAATCCACCAAACAAAACACTTTTGGTACAAGGCCTACCCAAAGATATTACAGAAGATGTCCTGATGCATCTGTTTGCACACAAAGGTTTGGTTGAGGTGAGATTAGTGCAGATACGTAAACTGGCATTCATAGAGTACGACAGCGTGGCAAGTGCAACGGAGATCAAGGATAGCGTGGGGAATACTCATACATTCGGGACTTACGTAGCGACAATAGGCTATGCCAAGTAATTGTAATTTTCCGTCATTAAAAGAATATAAATTAATGTTCTATATAAGGATACACCTATGCAGGTTTAACAGCATATCTAAGGTTTGAACAGGATTAGATTCAATCCAACACCAACTATTTACCAAATACCACAGTTCTAATTGCCGTCCATAAGTTCTCTTTACTTTTGCCCTCAATTTCATCCAAAAGTCTTTGATAATAAATAGGATTACCTGCTGGCTTGTAAAGCTTATCACCCACATGGTACTTCTTCTTATATGTGTTATTTAGTATGTTCTGCATTGCATTAATTTGTATTTGAAGTTCCTCACTGGAAAGGTTGTCCTTTGGAATCGTAGCATTCAACTTTTTCATCATATCCTTCTGCAATCCTAAAGGAGCAGAAGTTCTGCTCATAATGTCCTTAATCTCGGCTAATGTGGGCTTTTTAGGCTTGTTAGAGCTTATATCAGAGGTGTCAAGGCCAGCCATAGCTTTAAATCTTTGTAGTTGACTATCCTTAAAAGATATCAAATGACGAATACGTTCATCTGGAAACCTTTCCAAGATCTTTATAAGCCGCTTGGCAGCTTCCCTAGGATTAGAAGTAGACATTAGATGCGTTATAGTTATCGGTTGTATTACAATGTTAGGTGATGAAGCTATGTTCAatttaaaaattttgaaCATCTCAAAATTTGATAT
The Eremothecium sinecaudum strain ATCC 58844 chromosome II, complete sequence DNA segment above includes these coding regions:
- the MRL1 gene encoding Mrl1p (Syntenic homolog of Ashbya gossypii ADL369C; Syntenic homolog of Saccharomyces cerevisiae YPR079W (MRL1)), with the translated sequence MFKRSRILYGSTLLICIWVLFFLINPLRPETVIQGSKYNNKDDTKLSDAVKPALPAQNISTIHVAPAQRDEMFCAIINPSTGSYVDLSQLSNTPNTPKIRQQSRVNKSPASWLVRGWQYGYNFTLSICSSPINDSSSFNTTGAYYMDNDEMISIGKYNTTPAYTGKKLTLAYTDGDLCPNGIDHKASLLNFVCDRDIQTKAQVNFVGAINNCSYFFEVLSIHACPTSYKKNDINVLGIFAGILLVFFAVEYGRRWFYRRMSGRLRRIPNDYLAIPESARPRWAAVDSEPSWRTFLRSCFARASEPHTLINLNTANQPHEAPGGATRQSSVPSSSSLFREIEAQNNLLDSLEVQSSDS
- the TEF2 gene encoding translation elongation factor EF-1 alpha (Syntenic homolog of Ashbya gossypii ADL370C; Syntenic homolog of Saccharomyces cerevisiae YPR080W (TEF1) and YBR118W (TEF2)) translates to MGKEKTHVNVVVIGHVDSGKSTTTGHLIYKCGGIDKRTIEKYEKEAAELGKGSFKYAWVLDKLKAERERGITIDIALWKFETPKYHVTVIDAPGHRDFIKNMITGTSQADCAILIIAGGVGEFEAGISKDGQTREHALLAYTLGVKQLIVAINKMDSVKWDESRYQEIVKETSNFIKKVGYNPKTVAFVPISGWNGDNMIEVTTNAPWYKGWEKETKSGTVKGKTLLEAIDAIEPPSRPTEKPLRLPLQDVFKISGIGTVPVGRVETGVIKPGMVVTFAPAGVTTEVKSVEMHHEQLEEGVPGDNVGFNVKNVSVKEVKRGNVCGDSKNDPPKAAASFNATVIVLNHPGQISAGYSPVLDCHTAHIACRFDELLEKNDRRSGKKLEDAPKFIKAGDAALVKFVPSKPMCVEAFTDYPPLGRFAVRDMRQTVAVGVIKSVEKSDKTGKVTKAAQKAAKK
- the MUD1 gene encoding Mud1p (Syntenic homolog of Ashbya gossypii ADL371C; Syntenic homolog of Saccharomyces cerevisiae YBR119W (MUD1); 1-intron in Ashbya gossypii), producing MMLDTKRQTLFIRNLPDIKASHSSFLKIILQSINPDKKLALQSDVVSKDSSYLDEDNKIVSISRPKKARSQCFIHFKDLSHADEFMQKFQDKLQVKGKAVHIEMARHDAYWQISETNPKSSARLHKHQSKKQNPQSLVQLQSKRKFRRLRARLRKKGLSEEVISTAIDRIIRKLRPDDKKPISEQEQPANNIAEPVIVQKPVTGTKIVDVGANPPNKTLLVQGLPKDITEDVLMHLFAHKGLVEVRLVQIRKLAFIEYDSVASATEIKDSVGNTHTFGTYVATIGYAK
- the CBP6 gene encoding Cbp6p (Syntenic homolog of Ashbya gossypii ADL372W; Syntenic homolog of Saccharomyces cerevisiae YBR120C (CBP6)) — its product is MSTSNPREAAKRLIKILERFPDERIRHLISFKDSQLQRFKAMAGLDTSDISSNKPKKPTLAEIKDIMSRTSAPLGLQKDMMKKLNATIPKDNLSSEELQIQINAMQNILNNTYKKKYHVGDKLYKPAGNPIYYQRLLDEIEGKSKENLWTAIRTVVFGK